TCATTGTGACCACCTCCTATAGGTATTCTGACCATACGTCAGTGCGACAAGAGTCTCAACGATCCCCCTTGCTACCTGACGGGGGCCCAGCAACCTCGCGCTGGAGTGGTCCCCGAAAGTTGGACTGTGATCAACACAAACCAACTTGAAGGGACTACTCCATGCGCAAGGACTGTCTGATCACCAACGTCCAAGCCCGTGCCGCGATCGAACTGTTCGACCACGGCTACGGATACGCTGCGACAGCCACGAAGCTCGACGTCCACAAACCCACACTCAAACTCCTCCACGACCGGTGGTTAGTGCGTGGAACAATATCGGTCATGGAACCCCACCAGCCCCGGCGCATACCAGCAGAGCAGAAGATCGCGACCGCGAAGCGATACCTCGACGGTGAACACAAAGTCGAACTCGCCAAGGAACTCGGCCTGGCATCATCGCGACCGATCCTCGACTGGGTCAAGGAATACCGAGACAAGGGCGAGGACGCTTTCACCCCACGCAAAGCATCGGGGAAGGGCAAAACAGCTCGCATGCGCGCGATCGATCACGGGCAGGACCCGGATGCCGACCCGGCACCGTCGAAGCCGGATGTGATGGCGAAGAAGACTCGGGTCGAGGACATCAGCCTGGCCGAGTACCGGCAGTTACAAGACCGGCTGCTGCGGGCGGAAGCGGAGAACGCGTACTTAAAAAAACTGAAGGCCTTGAGGCAGAACGGGCAGCTGTAAAAGCACGCATTGTTGCCAGTCTCAAGGCGGACTACCCACTGTCACTGCTGCTGAGCATTGCGGGGTTGGCGCGGTCGACGTTTTTCTATCACCAGAAACGCTTCGGTCAGAGACCTGACCCGTATGTGCAGGTGAGGGCCCGGATCCGGGAGATCTTCACCGACAGCAACGAACGCTACGGGCACCGCAAGATTATGACTGTCTTGGTCAAAGAGGGCCTGTCGATTGCGAAGAAGACCGTGCTGCGGTTGATGCAGGACATGGGGATCAAGACCAAGGTGCGCCGGAAGCGGTACAACTCCCACCGCGGCACGGTCGGCCGTGTGGCTGGCAATGTCCTCAACCGGGACTTCACTGCTGAGGAACCGAATGAGAAATGGGTCTCTGACGTCACGGAATTCGCTGTGGCGGATCAGAAACTGTATCTGTCACCGGTCATTGATCTCTTCGATACCAGTGTGGTGTCGTACTCGATGTCGACGTCACCGAACACGGCGTTGACGAACGAGTCACTGATCAGGGCATGCCAGGGGCTTCGGCCGGGTCAGGCACCGTTGGTGCACACGGACCAGGGGTTTCAGTACCAGCACGTGTCGTGGGCGGCGATCTTGGCCGAGTATGGTGCACGCCCGTCGATGTCGCGGAAGGGAAATTGTTGGGATAACGCGGTCGCGGAGAACTTCTTCGGGCAATTGAAGTCTGAAATGTTCTATCTGCAGAAGTTCGACACTGTCGAGGACCTCAAGACCGCGATCGATGAGTACATTCACTGGTATAACTTTGAGAGGATCTCGACACGACTTGGCGGTCTTGCTCCGATGGAGTATCGGACCAAGACCGCCAATGCCACAGAGGCCGTAACCGCTCTATGCTGACCCCACAGCAGTCCAACTATTGGGGACCACTCCACGCCAGGTTGCTGGGCCCCCGTCAGGTAGCAAGGGGGATCTGTGGGGGCCGGAATCGGTAGTCTGAGTTCATGGAACGCCAGAGATTTCACACCACCGGAGGTCGCGATCGCAATGTCGCCGAGGAGGCCCGCCCCGGAGAGGACGAGTTCCGCGTCGATATCGAACGGATCCGGTTCTCCCCGTTCTTCTCCCGCCTGGCCTCGGTCACCCAGGTCATTCCGCAGGCCGGGTCCGGCACCGTCATCCACAACCGGCTGACCCATTCGCTCAAGGTCTCCGCGGTGGCCCGGTCGATCGCTATCACGTTGAACAACGCGGACGAAGCGACCCGGGACACGGTCAGCCGCCTCGGCGGGTGTGATCCTGTTGTCGTGCAGGCGGCCGCGGCCGCCCACGATCTGGGGCACCCACCGTTCGGCCACCTCGGCGAGAAAGAACTCGACCGGGTGTCGCGGACGATGCTGCGCCTCAACGACGGGTTCGAGGGCAACGCTCAGACGTTTCGGATTCTCACCGCCCTCGACAGCTGCGAGGCTACGGCGCGGGGGCTCAACCTCACCCGGGCGATTCGGGCCGCGGTGCTCAAGTATCCGTGGGAGCGCGGGGAATGGTCCGGCGATCGGGCATCGTCGGCGGCACGGATGCCGCGCGGGGTCGGTGATGATGTCAGTGAGGGAGCGATGAAGTTCTCCGCCTACGCCACCGAGGTCGAAGAGATGGCGGACGTCCTCTCGGCGTTCCCGGCGATAGGAAAATATCAGCAGACGCTCGAGTGCGCGGTCATGGACGTCGCCGACGATATTGCCTACGCGGTGCACGACCTGGACGATTTCTATCGGTCGAACGTGCTGCAGTACACGGCTGTGTCCGCCGAGCTCGGTCGTTGGCTGCGCGATCATCGGGAGTTGGCGGCACTCGATTCCACGGAATTGGATCGGCGGCGGCCCGGGCATGCGCTCGAGGCGATCCGGCGGCATACGCGGGAGAAGGACCCGTGGATCGCGTCCGAGGAGGCGTTCCGGGAGGCGGTGGAGCGGGTGAACCGGGATCTCGTCGAGGGACTGCTCGCGGTTCCCTACGACGGGGGACTGGAAGCCGACCGGGCGGTCACGGGGTTCACCCGGCGGTGGATCGACCGATTGCAGGCCTCGATCGTCGTCGACCCGGATCCCCATATCCGCAGCGGTCATGTGCGACTGAGCCAGGAGGCGTGGCACGACGTCGTGGTGCTCAAATTCGTGCATTCGCGATTCGTCCTCGAACGGTCTGACCTGGCCGTGTATCAGCGTGGGCAGACGCGGATCATCGCGTCGCTCGTCGAAGGCTTCCACGAGTGGCTGCTCGATCCGGATGAGGCGACGCGGATTCCCCGGCGACTCGTCGACTCCGTCGAAGCGGCCACGCAGGAGTACTCAGACCTGTACGCGCGTAACCCTGCTGCGTTGGGGGAGGAAGGCGCGGCTGGCATCGTGCGGCGTGGTCGGGCACGTGCAGTGGTCGATTACGTAGCCTCGTTCACCGATGCGCAGGCCATGTCGGTCAATGCATTGATCACCGGCGCCTCCGACGAGCCGTGGGAGGCCGGGCGCGGGCTGTAGGGCGCGAACGTCTCCAGCCACCGTTGACGCGAAATCGACCTTCGCCGCGAAGTCGACGGCAATGCCAACGGCAGGCATGCAAACGGCGGGGACGGAGTTCTCACTCCGACCCCGCCGTTTCGGCGTTCACGCGCTCAGGTCTCAGAGACCTGCACGGTGACGTCGCGTCAGGTAGATCGCAACTGCGCCACCGGCGATGAGGAGCGCGGCAAGCCCTCCGATCGCCATGGTGCCGTTGGCACCGGTGCGAGGCAGGTCGCCGCCCGCGTCAGCGGCAGCTCCGGCATCAGCTGTGCTGTCAGCCTGTGCATTGCTGCTGGCGTTCGCGTTCGTGCTGGCATTCGCCGAGGCGGAGGCCTCATCGTTGCTGGCAGCGGAGGAGTCGGCGTCGTTCGTCGCAGATGCCGAGTCGTCGGCATCAGCGGTCACCGAAGCGGAATCGTCGGCGTCGGCGGTCGCGTTGGCCGCGTCGTTGGCCGAAGCCGAGTCATCAGCATTCGCCGTTGCGGAAGCGGCATCATCGGCATCGGCGGTTGCGGACGCCGCGTCGTTGGCATCAGCCGTTGTCGAGGCGGAATCGTTCGCTTCTGCGGTGGCTGATGCCGAATCGTCGGCATCGGCGGTCGCCGAGGCCGAATCGTCAGCGTCGGCCGTTGCGGAAGCGGAGTCATCAGCATCAGCGGACGCTGAGTCGTCGCCGGGAGCTTCGTCCGCTGCAGTCGCCCGGACCGAGGAAGAAGCCAAGTTGATATCGGCAACGGCATTCGAAGCCTGTGCCTGCGCGCCACCGGCATTCGGGAGGAGCTCGAGGCTGACCGCGTTGACGGTGAAGCCGTCGGCGTCGGTTCCCTTGACATTGCTGTCCTCAGCGGGGTCCTTCTTCGTCGGCTGCTCATTGATCGTCAGATCGACAACCTGGTTGAGCCCTTCGAAGACCGGGTCGAGGTCAGACAGCAGCGGATCGACGATCTCGGTCACCTTGCCGGAGACCTCGTCGGCCGTGGCATCGAGGATCGAGCCGATCAGGGGC
Above is a window of Brevibacterium siliguriense DNA encoding:
- a CDS encoding deoxyguanosinetriphosphate triphosphohydrolase family protein, which translates into the protein MERQRFHTTGGRDRNVAEEARPGEDEFRVDIERIRFSPFFSRLASVTQVIPQAGSGTVIHNRLTHSLKVSAVARSIAITLNNADEATRDTVSRLGGCDPVVVQAAAAAHDLGHPPFGHLGEKELDRVSRTMLRLNDGFEGNAQTFRILTALDSCEATARGLNLTRAIRAAVLKYPWERGEWSGDRASSAARMPRGVGDDVSEGAMKFSAYATEVEEMADVLSAFPAIGKYQQTLECAVMDVADDIAYAVHDLDDFYRSNVLQYTAVSAELGRWLRDHRELAALDSTELDRRRPGHALEAIRRHTREKDPWIASEEAFREAVERVNRDLVEGLLAVPYDGGLEADRAVTGFTRRWIDRLQASIVVDPDPHIRSGHVRLSQEAWHDVVVLKFVHSRFVLERSDLAVYQRGQTRIIASLVEGFHEWLLDPDEATRIPRRLVDSVEAATQEYSDLYARNPAALGEEGAAGIVRRGRARAVVDYVASFTDAQAMSVNALITGASDEPWEAGRGL
- a CDS encoding helix-turn-helix domain-containing protein; the protein is MRKDCLITNVQARAAIELFDHGYGYAATATKLDVHKPTLKLLHDRWLVRGTISVMEPHQPRRIPAEQKIATAKRYLDGEHKVELAKELGLASSRPILDWVKEYRDKGEDAFTPRKASGKGKTARMRAIDHGQDPDADPAPSKPDVMAKKTRVEDISLAEYRQLQDRLLRAEAENAYLKKLKALRQNGQL
- a CDS encoding IS3 family transposase, which gives rise to MVASLKADYPLSLLLSIAGLARSTFFYHQKRFGQRPDPYVQVRARIREIFTDSNERYGHRKIMTVLVKEGLSIAKKTVLRLMQDMGIKTKVRRKRYNSHRGTVGRVAGNVLNRDFTAEEPNEKWVSDVTEFAVADQKLYLSPVIDLFDTSVVSYSMSTSPNTALTNESLIRACQGLRPGQAPLVHTDQGFQYQHVSWAAILAEYGARPSMSRKGNCWDNAVAENFFGQLKSEMFYLQKFDTVEDLKTAIDEYIHWYNFERISTRLGGLAPMEYRTKTANATEAVTALC